One Sediminibacillus dalangtanensis genomic region harbors:
- a CDS encoding alpha-galactosidase, with the protein MAININQEAREFHLTNGKISYIFRVMEKSGQLEHLYYGKGVNHRKSFKHLIEREARPASTNMLEGDYTSSLEHIKQEYPSYGTTDYRYPAHKIIGQHGSHVTNFQYESYHITKGKPALENLPATYTEQEEEAETLEVVLFDKILQCRLILSYSIYTNRSVITRNARFVNLGNETCFLDSAMSTNIDLPDDQFEMVHLNGAWARETHLQAQSLFKGVQSISSSRGASSHIHNPFLALKRKQTTESSGEVFGFSLVYSGNFVGQIEVDTFGVTRVMMGINPFQFKWKLAPGESFQTPECVMVYSDKGLNGMSNTYHALYRERLVRGRWRDKDRPVLINNWEATYFDFDEEKVLAIANTAKELGMELCVLDDGWFGERHDDTSSLGDWFENKQKLPDGIDGLARKIDRLGVKFGLWFEPEMVSKGTKLFSEHPEWVLSTPGRRASHGRNQYVLDFSRPEVVDYIYKLMDSVLEKATISYIKWDMNRYITEAYSSDLEADRQGEVMHRYILGVYQLYERLIHKYPDILFESCAGGGARFDPGMLYYAPQAWTSDNTDAVERLKIQYGASLVYPLSAMGSHVSAIPNHQVGRTTPLHTRVNTAYFGTFGYELDITNLTAAEKEEVKEQVRFFKEKRSLIRTGRFYRLLSPFDGNETAWMVVSNDQSEAIVGYYKVLAKPNDKFNRIKLQGLDPDKRYLINNNPVDHFGDELMNIGILLKRNETGYPQDFNSEVFVLKEV; encoded by the coding sequence ATGGCGATAAACATAAACCAAGAGGCCCGGGAATTTCACTTGACCAACGGAAAAATAAGTTACATTTTTCGTGTCATGGAGAAAAGCGGTCAACTGGAACATTTGTACTATGGAAAAGGCGTGAACCACCGAAAAAGTTTTAAACATTTGATTGAACGTGAAGCAAGGCCTGCTTCGACAAATATGTTAGAAGGCGACTATACCTCCTCCCTAGAGCATATCAAACAGGAATATCCGAGCTATGGAACGACGGATTATCGCTATCCTGCTCATAAAATCATTGGTCAGCACGGCAGCCATGTAACCAACTTCCAGTATGAAAGCTATCACATCACCAAAGGGAAACCGGCACTCGAAAACCTCCCAGCAACCTATACAGAGCAAGAAGAAGAAGCAGAAACGTTGGAAGTTGTCCTTTTCGATAAGATACTACAGTGCAGATTGATTTTGAGCTATAGCATTTACACGAATCGCAGCGTTATCACGCGAAATGCCCGTTTCGTCAACCTGGGAAATGAAACTTGCTTTCTGGACAGTGCAATGAGCACAAATATCGATTTGCCAGATGATCAATTTGAAATGGTACATTTAAATGGTGCCTGGGCACGTGAAACCCACCTTCAGGCACAATCCCTGTTCAAAGGGGTTCAGTCTATTTCAAGCTCTCGGGGTGCAAGCAGCCATATACACAACCCCTTTCTTGCTTTAAAGCGTAAGCAGACGACCGAATCTAGTGGGGAAGTATTTGGATTTAGTCTTGTTTATAGCGGGAACTTCGTTGGCCAGATTGAAGTGGACACATTTGGGGTGACCAGAGTGATGATGGGGATCAATCCATTCCAGTTTAAATGGAAGTTAGCACCAGGTGAAAGCTTTCAAACACCAGAATGTGTCATGGTCTATTCAGATAAAGGGTTGAACGGTATGAGCAACACCTATCATGCGTTGTATCGGGAGAGACTTGTCAGAGGCCGTTGGCGGGACAAAGACCGTCCAGTCTTAATCAACAACTGGGAGGCAACCTACTTTGACTTCGATGAAGAAAAAGTGCTAGCAATTGCAAACACAGCTAAAGAACTAGGCATGGAATTGTGTGTTCTTGATGATGGATGGTTCGGTGAGCGGCATGATGATACCTCTTCACTAGGTGACTGGTTTGAGAATAAGCAGAAGCTTCCTGATGGTATTGATGGACTAGCCAGGAAAATAGATCGATTGGGAGTGAAATTTGGTTTATGGTTTGAACCAGAAATGGTAAGCAAAGGCACTAAATTGTTTTCAGAACACCCAGAATGGGTACTTTCGACTCCTGGTCGCCGGGCTTCTCATGGTCGTAATCAATATGTGTTGGATTTTTCACGTCCGGAAGTTGTCGATTACATTTATAAATTAATGGATAGCGTCCTAGAAAAGGCAACGATTTCCTATATAAAATGGGACATGAATCGATATATAACAGAAGCTTATTCCTCTGATTTGGAAGCTGACCGGCAGGGTGAAGTGATGCATCGTTATATTCTCGGTGTTTATCAGCTTTATGAAAGGTTGATCCACAAATATCCGGATATTCTTTTTGAATCGTGCGCGGGCGGCGGGGCAAGATTTGATCCTGGTATGTTGTACTATGCACCCCAAGCTTGGACCAGCGATAACACCGATGCGGTGGAGCGATTAAAAATACAATATGGTGCCTCGCTCGTTTATCCTTTAAGCGCGATGGGAAGTCATGTGTCTGCCATTCCTAACCATCAGGTCGGCAGAACGACTCCGCTTCATACTCGTGTAAATACAGCATACTTTGGTACATTTGGGTATGAACTGGATATCACAAACCTTACTGCAGCCGAAAAAGAAGAAGTAAAGGAACAGGTACGCTTTTTTAAAGAGAAACGCTCGTTAATCCGAACCGGCCGATTTTACCGGTTACTTAGTCCATTCGACGGAAATGAAACAGCCTGGATGGTAGTTTCGAATGATCAGTCAGAGGCCATTGTAGGTTATTATAAAGTGTTAGCAAAACCAAATGATAAGTTCAATCGGATTAAACTGCAAGGACTTGATCCTGATAAACGGTACTTGATCAACAACAATCCTGTCGATCATTTCGGGGACGAACTGATGAATATCGGTATATTGCTGAAACGAAATGAAACAGGATACCCACAAGACTTCAATTCGGAAGTGTTTGTTTTGAAGGAAGTATAA
- a CDS encoding glucoamylase family protein translates to MKKKCALVLIFLLLVNAAITTPGFADTSPKGKEVALSKQLKAISKQTYRYFEEFTDNETGLTADAVRWNDGKINIQSHTSPTNIGMYMMSVVSAEELGLINRQQALKNLQKTIQTLENMDTWNGLYYNWYYTADATLMTDWGQFISTVDNGWLSAGLIVAGQAYPELYEKTNTIVENMDYSTLYDPEVGQMRGGYDVETGSLTAHHYGAFYTEPRVASYISIGKGDVPKEHWWKMNRTMPESWDWQAQTPQGHVETYDGVEVFEGHYSYNDQKYVPSWGGSMFEALMPSLVIKEKELGTQALGLNNQRHVDLQINYAEEQGYPAWGMSPAATPEGYSEFAATPLGMDGYKSDGTITPHATFLALEYAPMEAFQNIQTLKSFDAYGKYGFLDSVNVETGEVTKAYLALDQGMTMAAIANYLKDGLLRDYFHQDEIGKNPEDLLIKEKFSIN, encoded by the coding sequence ATGAAGAAAAAGTGTGCGTTGGTATTAATATTTTTATTGCTAGTCAATGCTGCCATTACAACGCCTGGTTTTGCGGATACTTCTCCAAAAGGAAAGGAAGTTGCCTTATCGAAGCAATTAAAAGCTATTTCTAAACAAACATACCGTTACTTTGAAGAATTCACGGATAACGAGACAGGTCTTACCGCTGATGCTGTACGCTGGAATGACGGAAAAATCAACATTCAATCACACACGTCTCCAACCAACATAGGCATGTATATGATGAGTGTCGTATCTGCTGAAGAACTTGGACTCATCAACCGTCAACAAGCTCTAAAAAATCTCCAAAAAACCATCCAAACTTTAGAAAACATGGACACGTGGAACGGTCTTTACTATAACTGGTATTATACAGCGGATGCCACTCTTATGACAGATTGGGGACAATTCATTTCCACCGTGGACAACGGCTGGCTTTCAGCTGGATTAATCGTGGCGGGACAAGCATATCCAGAGCTTTATGAAAAAACCAATACCATTGTAGAAAACATGGATTATTCTACTCTCTATGATCCTGAAGTAGGACAAATGAGAGGAGGTTATGATGTCGAAACCGGAAGTTTAACCGCACACCATTACGGAGCATTTTATACGGAACCACGAGTAGCAAGCTATATTTCTATTGGGAAAGGAGATGTACCGAAGGAACACTGGTGGAAAATGAATCGGACGATGCCTGAGAGTTGGGACTGGCAAGCCCAAACACCTCAAGGACATGTGGAAACGTATGATGGAGTCGAAGTATTCGAAGGTCACTATAGCTACAATGATCAGAAATATGTGCCTAGCTGGGGCGGAAGTATGTTTGAAGCCTTAATGCCTTCGCTTGTGATCAAAGAAAAAGAACTTGGAACCCAAGCTTTGGGATTGAATAATCAACGACATGTCGATCTTCAAATTAACTATGCTGAAGAACAAGGGTATCCAGCCTGGGGAATGTCACCAGCTGCTACTCCTGAAGGTTATTCCGAGTTTGCCGCAACACCTCTCGGTATGGATGGTTACAAGTCGGATGGAACGATCACTCCGCATGCAACTTTCCTGGCGTTAGAATATGCTCCGATGGAGGCATTCCAAAATATTCAAACGTTAAAAAGTTTTGATGCTTATGGAAAGTATGGCTTCCTTGATTCTGTCAATGTCGAAACAGGTGAAGTTACAAAAGCTTACCTGGCTCTTGATCAAGGCATGACTATGGCCGCCATAGCGAATTATTTGAAAGACGGCCTACTCAGAGATTATTTTCATCAGGATGAAATAGGAAAAAACCCGGAGGATTTACTAATAAAAGAAAAATTCTCCATCAATTGA
- a CDS encoding aldo/keto reductase: MTEQTQLGKSGLKVNPIGLGTNAVGGHNLYPNLDEEAGKSLVRTAITNGVNLLDTAFIYGPERSEELIGEVLQETGRRNEVVLATKGAHKFVGDDTVMDNSPAFLKKSVEDSLKRLQTDYIDLFYIHFPDEYTPKDEAVGALKELKDQGKIKSIGVSNFSIDQLKEANKDGYVDVYQGEYNLLQRDAEKELLPYTAENNISFIPYFPLASGLLAGKYTEQTTFNDLRKEMPHFQGDNFKKNLVKVDKVRSIAEAKGAEVAHVVLAWYLTRPSIDAIIPGAKRSEQVLNNLKTLDVKLTEEEISEIDRIFS, encoded by the coding sequence ATGACAGAACAAACCCAATTAGGAAAATCTGGTTTGAAGGTCAATCCGATTGGTCTGGGTACAAATGCAGTCGGTGGACATAATCTTTATCCAAATCTCGACGAAGAAGCAGGAAAAAGTTTAGTGCGTACAGCGATAACCAACGGAGTCAATTTGTTAGATACCGCGTTTATCTATGGCCCGGAACGCTCCGAAGAACTGATCGGTGAAGTGCTCCAGGAGACTGGCAGGCGGAATGAGGTCGTCCTTGCTACAAAAGGGGCACATAAGTTTGTCGGCGATGACACCGTCATGGATAACTCTCCGGCATTTTTGAAAAAATCGGTAGAAGACAGCTTGAAAAGGCTGCAAACAGACTATATTGATTTATTTTATATCCATTTTCCGGATGAATACACTCCAAAAGACGAGGCTGTTGGAGCACTGAAGGAACTAAAGGACCAAGGCAAGATCAAATCCATCGGTGTCTCGAACTTTTCAATCGACCAGTTGAAAGAAGCAAATAAAGATGGCTACGTCGATGTTTACCAAGGAGAATACAATCTGCTTCAGCGCGATGCAGAGAAAGAATTATTGCCTTATACGGCAGAAAACAATATTTCCTTTATACCATATTTTCCGCTTGCTTCCGGATTATTGGCGGGCAAGTACACGGAGCAAACAACATTCAATGATTTGCGTAAAGAAATGCCGCATTTCCAAGGGGACAATTTTAAGAAAAACCTTGTGAAGGTGGACAAGGTACGCAGCATTGCCGAAGCAAAAGGGGCAGAGGTTGCTCATGTAGTCCTAGCATGGTATTTGACCCGTCCATCCATTGATGCCATTATTCCTGGCGCTAAGCGGTCTGAGCAGGTACTGAATAACTTGAAGACATTGGATGTGAAATTGACTGAAGAAGAAATAAGTGAAATTGACCGTATTTTTAGTTGA
- a CDS encoding HD domain-containing protein, whose product MRPVTMKDIYQHSIAQKYVRRSGMAHAISVAFHAYKLALSYNVNPDWAAKAGFLHDIGHYQWYRNGEWDYQLYRAYDIHPIKGAERAHKLLVRLGEDKQAAKEIAHAILFHTESALPQGNVQLNDLQQVIHLADEKDKQPGDSHHYRHMDKQKELQLIELIDEKIDHSLTAGMNI is encoded by the coding sequence ATGAGACCTGTCACAATGAAAGATATTTACCAGCATTCGATAGCCCAAAAATATGTTAGGCGCTCTGGAATGGCGCATGCAATTTCTGTAGCATTCCACGCTTATAAGCTGGCTTTGTCCTACAATGTGAATCCGGATTGGGCAGCCAAAGCAGGCTTTCTCCATGATATCGGCCATTATCAATGGTATCGAAATGGAGAATGGGATTATCAGTTATACCGGGCGTATGACATTCATCCTATTAAAGGAGCGGAAAGGGCTCATAAATTACTGGTTCGTCTCGGGGAAGACAAGCAAGCAGCAAAAGAGATTGCCCATGCGATTCTGTTTCATACCGAATCTGCACTGCCGCAAGGGAATGTTCAATTAAATGATTTACAACAAGTAATTCATTTGGCTGATGAGAAAGATAAGCAGCCGGGGGATTCCCATCATTACCGTCACATGGATAAGCAAAAGGAATTACAGCTGATTGAATTGATCGATGAAAAAATAGATCATAGCTTGACTGCCGGGATGAATATTTAA
- a CDS encoding M20 family metallopeptidase produces MNLEKKLESKMPEMTALLEELVNMDSNTHDKEDVDKVGTLLKTKFEQLGMYVHTHREKKLGNNLEVKAERSSEPKIIIVAHMDTVFPKGTAKERPFEIIDDFAYGPGVSDEKSSHVAVLYALKALKESGSDAYKNVHVIFNSDEEIGSPTSKPLIKKAAADKHYSLVVESGRPGDAVVSERKGVGRFDIEVEGKGAHAGVEPELGRSAINELAHKVIKLQNLNDYESGLSVNVGLFNGGTSSNTVPPDADAKIDVRVKDKQQAKEVTKEISDIADEDTVEGTSTYLEGGMAQPPMEKTEETEKLLDVIRDAGKELGMSIKDVGTGGASDAAYTADEGIPTVDGMGPLGEYSHSLTEEYVDLTTFAKRTALLARTIQLLTPENQ; encoded by the coding sequence ATGAATCTCGAAAAAAAGTTGGAAAGTAAAATGCCGGAAATGACGGCATTGCTCGAGGAATTGGTCAATATGGACAGCAACACGCATGATAAAGAAGACGTAGACAAAGTCGGCACCCTTCTGAAAACTAAGTTTGAGCAGTTGGGAATGTACGTTCATACCCATCGGGAGAAAAAACTAGGGAATAATTTGGAAGTGAAGGCTGAACGCAGTAGCGAACCAAAAATTATAATTGTCGCACATATGGATACAGTTTTTCCGAAAGGAACAGCAAAAGAACGTCCATTTGAAATTATTGATGATTTTGCGTATGGGCCAGGTGTAAGTGACGAAAAATCCAGTCATGTCGCTGTATTATATGCTCTCAAGGCATTAAAGGAGAGCGGATCGGACGCTTATAAAAACGTTCATGTCATTTTTAACAGCGATGAAGAAATTGGTTCTCCAACCTCCAAACCGTTGATAAAAAAGGCGGCAGCAGATAAGCACTATTCATTAGTGGTTGAATCTGGACGACCTGGCGATGCGGTTGTGTCCGAGCGGAAAGGAGTTGGCCGGTTCGACATTGAGGTCGAGGGAAAAGGCGCTCACGCTGGAGTTGAACCGGAACTTGGCAGGAGTGCGATAAATGAACTGGCACATAAAGTCATAAAACTACAAAATCTGAACGACTACGAATCAGGTCTTTCGGTCAATGTGGGTCTCTTTAATGGTGGAACCTCGAGTAATACCGTACCACCTGATGCTGATGCCAAAATCGATGTTCGTGTCAAGGACAAGCAACAGGCGAAAGAGGTCACAAAAGAAATTTCCGATATTGCCGACGAGGATACAGTAGAAGGAACATCAACCTATTTGGAAGGCGGGATGGCACAGCCACCGATGGAAAAAACAGAAGAGACGGAAAAGCTTCTGGATGTTATTCGGGATGCAGGAAAAGAGTTGGGGATGTCCATAAAGGATGTCGGAACAGGCGGAGCGTCGGATGCAGCGTACACAGCAGATGAGGGAATCCCTACCGTGGACGGCATGGGACCGCTTGGAGAGTATTCACATAGCCTTACCGAAGAATATGTCGACCTTACAACGTTTGCTAAGCGTACAGCCCTGTTGGCCAGAACTATCCAACTTTTGACACCTGAAAATCAATAA
- a CDS encoding sugar O-acetyltransferase — protein MKTEREKMIGSELYNAGDPELVADRKNARRLTRLYNQTTESDDERRRDLLKELFGSTGDRFFVEPTFRCDYGYNIHVGERFYANFDCTILDVCEVHIGDDCLLAPGVHIYTAAHPLDPEARKAGAEFGKPVTIGNNVWIGGRTVINPGVAIGDNAIIASGSVVTKNIPANVVAGGVPANILKEVK, from the coding sequence ATGAAGACAGAAAGAGAAAAAATGATTGGCAGTGAGTTATATAATGCTGGGGATCCAGAATTGGTTGCAGACCGCAAGAATGCCCGCAGGCTGACCAGACTTTACAACCAAACCACTGAGTCGGATGACGAAAGGCGCAGGGATCTCCTTAAGGAGCTGTTTGGCTCGACAGGCGATCGTTTTTTTGTAGAGCCGACCTTCCGATGTGATTATGGTTATAATATCCATGTCGGAGAAAGGTTCTATGCAAATTTTGATTGCACGATACTTGATGTTTGCGAGGTACACATTGGCGATGATTGTTTATTGGCTCCTGGTGTACATATTTACACAGCTGCTCACCCCCTCGATCCGGAAGCTCGTAAGGCTGGTGCTGAGTTCGGAAAACCTGTTACCATTGGTAATAATGTCTGGATAGGCGGAAGGACAGTGATCAACCCTGGGGTTGCGATTGGTGATAACGCTATCATTGCCTCTGGTTCTGTTGTGACTAAGAATATCCCTGCAAATGTAGTAGCTGGGGGAGTACCGGCGAATATTCTTAAGGAAGTAAAATAA
- a CDS encoding GNAT family N-acetyltransferase, which translates to MNPVLLDIPVEMKTERLLLRRPEQGDGELVNQAVKRSIEELRPWMPFAQTTPTESDSEADIREAHIRFLKREKLRYLLFHRESNAFIGSSGFHNIDWEVPKCELGYWIDTKYAGLGYMTEAIDALTSFAFVELNCNRVEIRCEEKNFNSRAIPEKLGYELEGILKNVDVSADGKHLTNTCVYAKVIEKSRVPSL; encoded by the coding sequence TTGAATCCTGTATTATTGGATATACCTGTTGAAATGAAAACAGAAAGGCTGCTTTTACGCAGGCCTGAACAAGGTGATGGTGAATTGGTGAATCAGGCGGTCAAAAGATCAATCGAAGAATTGCGTCCATGGATGCCGTTTGCCCAAACTACTCCAACAGAATCCGATAGCGAAGCGGACATTAGAGAGGCCCATATCCGTTTTCTTAAGCGGGAAAAATTAAGATACTTGCTATTTCACCGGGAATCAAATGCGTTTATCGGTTCTTCCGGCTTTCACAATATCGATTGGGAAGTACCAAAATGCGAATTAGGTTACTGGATCGATACAAAGTACGCTGGGCTTGGTTATATGACAGAAGCCATTGATGCCTTGACCTCTTTTGCATTCGTTGAACTTAACTGCAACCGTGTGGAAATAAGGTGTGAGGAAAAGAATTTTAACAGTCGCGCCATTCCGGAAAAGCTGGGCTACGAACTAGAAGGAATATTGAAGAACGTGGATGTATCGGCGGATGGAAAGCATCTTACAAACACGTGCGTTTACGCAAAAGTAATAGAAAAGAGCAGGGTTCCCTCGTTGTAA
- a CDS encoding BsuPI-related putative proteinase inhibitor has translation MKRAFLFLLLAAAILAGCGSNNQDEEAEEVNGNDDGSLNQVNAELMEQSPLVYQYSVSNNSDEKIKLEFTSSQRYDYEITNDAGEQVFLFSSVTSFAQVMGEETLHPGDTLDYQIDLRERDMEPGDYLLTAWLTPSGGEKYKAEQSFTIPGEE, from the coding sequence ATGAAAAGAGCATTCCTTTTTTTATTATTGGCAGCTGCCATACTGGCAGGATGCGGTTCGAACAATCAGGATGAGGAGGCTGAAGAAGTGAATGGAAACGATGACGGGTCCCTAAATCAGGTAAATGCAGAATTGATGGAACAGAGTCCGCTGGTTTATCAATATTCCGTGAGTAATAATAGCGACGAGAAGATTAAGTTAGAATTTACAAGTTCCCAGCGTTATGATTACGAAATTACAAATGATGCCGGCGAGCAAGTTTTTCTCTTTTCCAGTGTTACCTCGTTTGCACAAGTAATGGGGGAAGAAACGCTTCATCCTGGTGATACGCTTGATTATCAAATCGATTTACGTGAACGCGACATGGAACCAGGCGATTATTTGCTGACAGCCTGGTTGACCCCAAGTGGCGGGGAGAAATACAAAGCCGAACAATCCTTCACCATACCAGGGGAAGAATAA